Proteins found in one Mytilus edulis chromosome 2, xbMytEdul2.2, whole genome shotgun sequence genomic segment:
- the LOC139511590 gene encoding uncharacterized protein isoform X2 — MNDTEFKVGDIVATVVIILSLVIAIVIAVCCRCNKRHKQNSKKIIVDRDATYIPVAKIMGSDCGVCLDTKDSRMGQIVKLHCNHTFHQKCMTESLKSQTKCPLCRQRVKQFTPSQRIFAYFQTKINQFRYNYNDDQDFESNV; from the exons ATGAATGACACAGAGTTCAAGGTCGGTGATATTGTGGCCACAGTGGTTATAATCCTGTCTCTAGTGATAGCTATCGTCATTGCTGTTTGTTGTCGATGTAATAAAAGACATAAACAGAACAGTAAAAAG ATTATTGTAGACAGAGATGCAACATACATTCCAGTAGCCAAAATTATGG GGTCTGATTGCGGAGTCTGTCTAGATACGAAAGATTCCAGAATGGGCCAAATTGTTAAACTTCATTGTAACCATA CATTCCATCAAAAGTGTATGACAGAATCTTTAAAAAGTCAGACAAAGTGCCCTTTATGTAGGCAGCGAGTTAAACAGTTTACACCAAGTCAGagaatatttgcatattttcagACTAAAATAAACCAGTTTCGATATAACTATAACGATGATCAAG attTCGAAAGTAATGTTTGA